A DNA window from Ipomoea triloba cultivar NCNSP0323 chromosome 10, ASM357664v1 contains the following coding sequences:
- the LOC116033189 gene encoding uncharacterized protein LOC116033189, which produces MPDEIENLKASLVLMQQRLDAIESERADQPVGSTDSTSSDDDFQTAPRGFVEADRRGTRVDVGMAKDGRAPVGVFKEFLMIKTRCRPKPLVCVIKDFNSRQCEAVREIGFGGVLELQVTNAPLRLGYWLVTNFHLEDMSVHLPNGMKLLLTKDDVAATLGLPCGPITITERDSQVVGPYLRQWRDKLCQPEGDVTVKALCNAMLRCKDGDVWFKRHFSVVVVSTLVASEHNGYVNQKIVHMLHDVDRIADLDWCGFLLKKLVNCHEDWSQRKRLRFTGPIIFLTLLYVDRLVIGKRDVQRVVPSLKGWSTKMLKARESLEITYGGFGLGRLDAPLCQENNPGVSIGQQLIVGNRSKSLVDRLEEKKTILHSAVQDIIELVHQSPKLAQDSELFHSVFENAQNLMALKPGVAHDPSLTSDQFDDDFWDNLDNILALEQAEQAAQRGKSLMDAPTFSLGLSTIARGYVTPPPQATIRLGGSHSALSGELKLVPCDRKGKSPLNTSPQMLTGYLSSTLVEVCTVLWDWVFDNSQADFGEVLFSYHGQNALWRDFRTLQQGTHVSAAVVDAWSSLLNAPVEIRRWGTVISATADRDERLNWFSKRLNADLRSSKYVGWSCIDLFVFPIIDRGHYYVMIVCTKNRRFDIIDNCSSRLSNKQRYGKTPDNLIDLLASFLELNGHPFRAVLVRNLEPKRLQMGWQVTSNKHDSGIYTVCHMELFTGQRCAELDYGLVKGDTWQILNLRKRVKGDTWQILNLRKRYMHNIIMSAKNVQRYMHNIIMSAKNVHKDAISTLMSAKNVHKDAISTHVAQYGRLRSGNAS; this is translated from the exons ACCAGCCGGTGGGTAGCACTGATAGTACCTCATCGGATGATGACTTCCAAACGGCGCCTCGTGGGTTTGTGGAGGCAGATCGTAGGGGCACTAGGGTGGATGTAGGAATGGCCAAAGACGGAAGGGCACCAGTGGGGGTTTTCAAAGAGTTCCTCATGATTAAGACTCGGTGTAGGCCTAAACCACTTGTGTGTGTTATAAAAGACTTCAATTCACGTCAATGTGAAGCGGTTAGGGAGATTGGATTTGGGGGTGTGCTTGAACTTCAGGTTACAAATGCACCGTTAAGGTTGGGTTACTGGTTGGTCACCAACTTCCACCTAGAAGATATGTCTGTGCACTTGCCAAATGGTATGAAGTTACTACTCACTAAGGATGATGTAGCAGCAACATTGGGTCTACCATGTGGGCCGATCACTATTACAGAACGGGATAGCCAGGTTGTAGGGCCATATTTGCGACAATGGAGGGATAAGTTATGTCAACCTGAGGGGGATGTGACGGTGAAGGCACTATGCAATGCGATGTTGAGGTGCAAAGATGGAGATGTGTGGTTCAAGCGACATTTCAGTGTCGTGGTAGTCAGCACTCTCGTTGCAAGTGAGCATAATGGGTATGTCAACCAGAAGATAGTCCATATGTTGCATGATGTTGATCGGATAGCTGATTTAGATTGGTGTgggtttttgttgaaaaaattgGTCAACTGTCATGAGGATTGGTCTCAACGTAAGCGTCTCAGGTTCACAGGACCCATCATCTTCTTAACT TTACTGTATGTTGACAGGTTAGTAATAGGCAAGCGTGACGTTCAAAGGGTTGTGCCGTCTTTGAAGGGATGGTCGACGAAGATGTTAAAGGCAAGGGAATCCTTGGAGATTACTTATGGTGGCTTTGGACTTGGTCGGTTGGATGCACCACTTTGCCAGGAGAACAACCCTGGTGTGTCTATTGGTCAACAGCTTATCGTGGGCAACAGATCAAAG TCTCTTGTTGACAGGTTGGAGGAGAAAAAAACAATTCTTCATTCAGCAGTCCAAGACATTATTGAGCTAGTGCATCAATCACCAAAACTAGCTCAAGATTCTGAGTTATTCCATTCTGTGTTTGAGAATGCCCAGAATTTAATGGCTTTGAAGCCTGGAGTAGCACATGATCCTAGCCTAACGTCTGACCAATTCGATGATGATTTTTGGGATAACCTAGATAATATACTAGCGCTAGAGCAAGCTGAACAGGCTGCGCAAAGGGGGAAGTCATTGATGGACGCTCCTACTTTTAGCTTAGGGTTA TCGACCATTGCAAGGGGGTATGTTACCCCTCCACCACAG GCTACCATTCGTTTGGGGGGCTCACATAGTGCATTGTCGGGGGAATTAAAGTTGGTACCTTGTGACCGTAAGGGAAAATCACCGTTGAACACCAGCCCCCAAATGCTCACGGGTTATTTGAGCTCTACGCTAGTTGAAGTGTGTACCGTCCTATGGGATTGGGTTTTTGACAACTCCCAGGCTGATTT TGGTGAGGTATTGTTCTCGTACCATGGACAGAATGCACTATGGCGGGACTTTCGGACTTTGCAACAGGGCACACATGTTTCTGCTGCAGTCGTTGATGCATGGTCTAGTCTGTTGAATGCACCGGTAGAAATAAGGAGGTGGG GCACGGTGATCTCTGCTACTGCTGACCGTGACGAAAGGCTAAACTGGTTCTCGAAACGCCTTAATGCAGATCTCCGGTCATCAAAATATGTTGGTTGGAGTTGTATAGACTTG TTTGTTTTCCCCATTATTGACCGTGGACACTATTATGTTATGATCGTCTGCACAAAGAATCGAAGGTTTGATATTATAGATAACTGCTCGTCTCGGTTGTCTAACAAACAGAGATATGGGAAAACACCTGATAATCTG ATTGACTTGCTTGCCTCGTTCCTAGAGCTCAATGGCCACCCCTTTCGTGCTGTTTTGGTCCGAAACTTGGAACCCAAGAGGTTGCAGATGGGTTGGCAGGTCACATCTAATAAGCATGACTCTGGAATTTATACAGTGTGTCATATGGAGTTGTTCACTGGACAACGGTGTGCTGAATTGGACTATGGGTTGGTAAAAGGGGATACATGGCAGATTCTAAATCTTCGGAAGCGGGTAAAAGGGGATACATGGCAGATTCTAAATCTTCGGAAGCGATACATGCACAACATTATTATGTCAGCAAAAAATGTGCAGCGATACATGCACAACATTATTATGTCAGCAAAAAATGTGCACAAGGATGCAATTTCCACGCTTATGTCAGCAAAAAATGTGCACAAGGATGCAATTTCCACGCATGTTGCACAGTATGGGCGTTTAAGATCGGGCAATGCTTCCTAG